The following are encoded together in the Chaetodon auriga isolate fChaAug3 chromosome 4, fChaAug3.hap1, whole genome shotgun sequence genome:
- the thumpd1 gene encoding THUMP domain-containing protein 1, with the protein MSTATNDSRKRSKKRYVAGHHSKRWKGSRELEVGMQGILITCNMNERKCTAEAFNLLNEYADKLYGPEKLQENNGSSSEEEEADEEDVDVALKKEVAQLQASGAKQERRFQALESGANNVIFIKTQNLESDKLVHHILSDLHTSKKKKSRVILRMLPVTGTCKAFQDDMVKYLTTFLEPWFKTPNCATYQIAFKARNSSHNKRDEIIKSIAGLVGKLNPKNKVDLTNPELTVIVEVIKAVCCISVVKDYTLYRKYNVQEVVKEDTPKPDVTTAKTDLNAAEQKEKRDTEETDKEEKKGEEDGDNNVPEHNEEADKGEGDGE; encoded by the exons ATGTCGACCGCGACAAACGACTCGAGGAAACGGAGCAAGAAGCGGTACGTGGCCGGCCACCACAGCAAGCGGTGGAAGGGCTCCCGGGAGCTGGAGGTGGGGATGCAGGGGATCCTCATCACATGCAACATGAACGAGAGGAAGTGCACCGCGGAGGCCTTCAATCTGCTCAATGAATACGCCGATAAGCTCTATGGGCCGGAGAAG TTGCAAGAAAACAACGGGAGCAGCAGcgaagaagaagaggctgacGAGGAAGATGTCGATGTAGCGCTGAAGAAAGAGGTGGCACAGCTGCAAGCATCTGGAGCTAAACAGGAGAGGCGCTTTCAGGCTTTGGAGAGTGGAGCAAACAATGTCATCTTCATCAAAACTCAGAACCTGG AATCTGACAAGCTGGTTCATCACATCCTGTCTGATCTCCACaccagcaagaagaagaagtcacgAGTGATCCTTCGGATGCTTCCT GTAACCGGAACATGCAAGGCCTTCCAGGATGACATGGTGAAGTACCTGACCACTTTCCTGGAGCCTTGGTTCAAAACCCCAAACTGTGCTACCTACCAGATCGCCTTCAAGGCCCGAAACAGCAGCCACAACAAGAGAGACGAAATCATCAAATCCATTGCAG GTCTAGTGGGGAAGCTGAACCCAAAGAACAAGGTCGATCTGACCAACCCAGAACTGACAGTCATTGTGGAGGTCATCAAGGCCGTGTGCTGCATCAGTGTGGTTAAAGACTATACGCTGTATAGAAAGTACAACGTCCAGGAAGTGGTAAAAGAGGACACGCCAAAGCCTGACGTGACCACagcaaaaacagatttgaatGCAGCTGAGCAGAAGGAGAAACGCGATACGGAGGAGACggacaaagaagagaagaaaggcGAAGAAGACGGTGACAACAATGTGCCAGAGCACAACGAGGAAGCTGATAAGGGTGAAGGTGACGGAGAGTAA
- the eri2 gene encoding ERI1 exoribonuclease 2 yields the protein MSTKKLAKELGLLRQRSQSSNGLKKSLVANQIFSYLIVIDFESTCWREKNSHSQEIIEFPAVLLNTSTGEVESEFHTYVQPQERPILSEFCTELTGITQMQVEAGVPLQICLSRFSRWLQRLQLDMGVVFPNAQQRSSAPSATEKLCAFLTWSDWDLGVCLQYECKRKQLHKPDVLNSWIDLRNTYRMFYDRKPKGLNGALQDLGIQFSGREHSGLDDARNTAQLAARMMRDGCVMKITKSLVRTPLMVKPMFGKTTADDKEEKSNADKEEHTHTTSKPTLSKIPSKSCRTKSCSEINTRDLDPKESSSSVQICQSLISPKTLLNGTTPSLWGHNRRSVTAEAVTNISSLVMRNSPHSDNSSSSSSSFVLCSTTVGCLSNLPQPNQPAKTGAAVGLADEDEGVDLSVETEDRCGSYDDVVLGGDDDVISETERESDVDFDSGCHVWADKTHSSDSEVTLMDNIRETVSVKNNFKTQKMTSESSTTSPAAKMRRHVHVSSHLNEIRQHSTISEPDAYFAVPETVTWDSKSNQCKTGLKTCLQVKETSHEPHKTNRPFPVRHKTFTPRKTSTPTTSFARPRAVVKQHTNHKETPKSSFTIFTDPAKPSRPSSRGSLCTSKNVLSSLSTNTPSSRASRSSFSVTVTGGQRITSPLCACGRRAKRQVVSNGGPNHGRGFYCCPVRRSGGGGVVQKGCEFFKWESALMKGSSVASAAVRSSVSLCQISSTLSCGPHQRSTVRKSY from the exons ATGTCTACAAAGAAACTGGCCAA GGAACTTGGATTATTGAGGCAGAGGAGTCAGTCTTCTAACGGGTTAAAGAAATCATTGGTAGCAA ATCAAATATTCTCATACCTGATTGTGATTGATTTCGAGTCCACTTgctggagggagaaaaacagccacagccagGAAATTA TTGAGTTTCCTGCTGTTCTGCTGAACACGTCTACGGGGGAGGTCGAATCCGAGTTTCACACTTATGTTCAACCCCAAGAACGCCCCATTCTGTCTGAGTTCTGCACTGAGCTGACCGGGATTACACAG atGCAAGTTGAGGCAGGAGTCCCTCTTCAGATCTGCCTTTCTCGGTTCAGCCGCTGGCTGCAACGCCTGCAGCTCGATATGGGGGTGGTCTTTCCCAATGCACAGCAGAGATCTTCTGCACCCTCAGCTACTGAAAAACTGTGTGCTTTCCTCACATGGTCAG ACTGGGATCTTGGCGTTTGTTTGCAATACGAGTGTAAACGCAAGCAGCTCCATAAACCTGATGTGCTTAACAGCTGGATAGACCTGAGAAACACCTACAGG atgttttacGACAGGAAACCCAAAGGCCTGAACGGGGCACTGCAAGATCTGGGAATACAGTTTTCAGGGAGAGAGCATTCTG GTTTGGATGATGCTCGAAATACAGCTCAGTTGGCAGCGAGGATGATGAGGGATGGGTGCGTGATGAAGATCACTAAGAGCCTGGTGAGG ACCCCATTAATGGTCAAACCCATGTTTGGAAAGACAACTGCAGATGACAAGGAAGAAAAATCCAACGCGGATaaagaggaacacacacataccacaaGCAAACCCACATTATCAAAGATTCCTTCCAAATCATGTCGGACTAAATCGTGTTCAGAGATCAATACGAGGGATTTAGACCCAAAGGAGAGCTCAAGTTCAGTTCAAATCTGTCAAAGCCTGATCTCGCCAAAGACACTGCTGAATGGTACAACTCCATCACTCTGGGGACACAACAGGAGGTCAGTCACAGCAGAGGCTGTCACCAATATTTCCTCTTTGGTAATGAGAAATTCACCACACAgtgataacagcagcagcagcagcagcagctttgttcTGTGTTCTACTACTGTGGGCTGCCTCTCGAACCTGCCTCAACCAAACCAGCCCGCAAAAACAGGAGCAGCGGTTGGGCTTGCGGATGAAGACGAAGGTGTAGATCTTTCAGTGGAAACAGAAGACAGGTGTGGTTCATATGATGACGTGGTGTTGGGGGGTGATGACGACGTCATCAGTGAAACGGAGAGAGAATCTGACGTCGATTTTGACAGCGGATGTCACGTGTGGGCTGATAAGACACATTCATCAGACAGTGAGGTCACATTAATGGACAACATAAGAGAAACAGTGAGCgtaaaaaacaactttaaaactCAGAAGATGACCAGTGAGTCATCAACGACGTCTCCAGCTGCAAAGATGAGGCGCCACGTTCATGTGTCCAGTCACTTAAATGAAATCAGGCAGCATTCAACGATCTCAGAGCCCGATGCTTATTTTGCTGTGCCTGAAACTGTTACTTGGGACTCCAAATCAAATCAGTGCAAAACAGGACTAAAAACCTGTTTACAGGTAAAGGAAACGTCCCATGAGCCccataaaacaaacagacctTTTCCAGTCAGGCACAAAACCTTCACGCCAAGAAAGACGTCCACCCCCACTACCTCCTTTGCCCGGCCCAGAGCAGTCgtcaaacaacacacaaatcacaaagaGACTCCAAAATCGTCCTTTACCATCTTCACTGACCCTGCAAAACCCTCCCGTCCCTCCTCACGTGGCTCTCTTTGCACCTCCAAGaatgtcctctcctctctgtcaacCAACACACCTTCCTCACGTGCCAGTCGttcctccttctctgtcacagtgacaggaggacagaggatcACATCCCCGCTGTGTGCGTGTGGCCGTCGTGCGAAGCGGCAGGTCGTATCCAATGGTGGACCGAACCACGGCCGAGGGTTTTACTGCTGTCCGGTGCGCCGGTCAGGCGGCGGAGGCGTGGTCCAGAAGGGATGCGAGTTCTTTAAGTGGGAGTCAGCTCTGATGAAGGGCAGCTCAGTGGCCTCTGCTGCAGTCAGGtcgtctgtctcactctgtcagATCAGCTCGACTCTGAGCTGCGGTCCTCATCAGAGGTCAACTGTAAGAAAGAGCTATTAA